One stretch of Balneola sp. MJW-20 DNA includes these proteins:
- the ubiE gene encoding bifunctional demethylmenaquinone methyltransferase/2-methoxy-6-polyprenyl-1,4-benzoquinol methylase UbiE has translation MSEKVRSMFADIASDYDRINSILSFGVHHAWRKKTVAESGAIEGDHVLDCATGTGDLAIEFKKKVGSKGYVLGTDFCAPMIEPAPGKAKEEGLEIDFEVADAMNLPYEDNKFDIASISFGIRNVDDPLVALKDMARVVKPGGRVVVLEFGQPKGLMKLPYEMYSQHIMPAIGGWLSGNREAYTYLPRTSAEFPAGDRFLAIMDKSGSFESSRAVKLTGGIAYIYVGVVQ, from the coding sequence ATGAGTGAAAAAGTAAGGTCGATGTTTGCGGACATCGCAAGCGATTACGATCGGATAAACAGTATCTTATCATTCGGAGTGCATCATGCATGGAGAAAGAAGACGGTAGCTGAAAGCGGAGCTATTGAAGGAGATCATGTACTGGATTGCGCAACCGGGACGGGTGACCTGGCCATCGAGTTCAAAAAGAAGGTCGGAAGCAAAGGTTATGTGTTGGGTACAGATTTTTGTGCACCTATGATCGAGCCTGCTCCGGGAAAAGCGAAGGAAGAAGGGTTAGAGATCGACTTTGAGGTCGCTGATGCCATGAATCTTCCCTATGAGGACAATAAATTCGATATAGCCAGCATCTCATTCGGAATCCGTAATGTTGATGATCCCCTGGTGGCCCTCAAAGATATGGCCAGGGTTGTAAAACCAGGCGGGCGTGTTGTTGTGCTTGAATTTGGCCAGCCTAAGGGTCTGATGAAGCTTCCATATGAGATGTATAGTCAGCATATCATGCCGGCGATCGGGGGATGGCTGAGTGGCAACAGGGAGGCATATACCTATCTGCCTCGTACCAGTGCAGAATTTCCCGCCGGAGACCGGTTTCTGGCGATCATGGACAAAAGCGGTTCTTTTGAGAGCAGCAGAGCCGTAAAGCTAACGGGCGGAATCGCATATATCTATGTCGGAGTAGTTCAATAA
- the fabZ gene encoding 3-hydroxyacyl-ACP dehydratase FabZ, with amino-acid sequence MKIEEIKKLLPHRYPFLLVDRVLVIEEGSIKALKNVTANEEFFNGHFPGAPIMPGVLQVEALAQTGAIMMMKTQVDNPEDYLMVFTGINNCKFRKQVVPGDQLILEVEMGSIRRNFATMKAKATVDGEVTCELEASAAIVPKEKA; translated from the coding sequence ATGAAGATAGAAGAAATAAAAAAACTGCTGCCACACCGGTATCCTTTTTTGCTGGTAGACCGAGTACTTGTAATCGAAGAGGGTAGTATTAAAGCTCTTAAGAATGTAACGGCCAACGAAGAATTCTTTAACGGCCATTTTCCCGGTGCTCCGATCATGCCGGGTGTTTTACAGGTAGAAGCACTGGCTCAGACCGGTGCCATCATGATGATGAAAACTCAGGTAGATAACCCTGAGGATTACCTGATGGTTTTTACCGGTATCAATAATTGTAAGTTCAGAAAGCAGGTCGTGCCGGGTGACCAATTGATCCTTGAAGTCGAAATGGGCAGTATCCGAAGAAACTTTGCTACCATGAAAGCAAAAGCTACTGTAGACGGTGAAGTGACCTGTGAACTGGAAGCCTCTGCAGCCATCGTGCCAAAGGAGAAGGCATGA
- the panB gene encoding 3-methyl-2-oxobutanoate hydroxymethyltransferase: protein MSTQKSSEKPLKITTQTVVDMKSKGEKISMLTAYDFTMASIIDHAGIEIILVGDSASNVMAGFETTVPMTLEHMIYHTSCVVRGVDRALVIADMPFMSYQVTSKEALINAGRMMKEAGAHAIKMEGGKPIIDTVKKIVDAGIPVMGHLGLTPQSIYKFGTYKVRATEDEEAKELIRDAKLLEEAGCFSLVLEKIPAQLAAKVTEELSIPTIGIGAGPQCDGQVLVLHDMLGLNKEFNPRFLRRYADLNSVMTEAVQQYIKDVKSKDFPNKDEQYGG from the coding sequence ATGAGTACCCAGAAATCTTCTGAGAAACCGCTAAAGATCACGACTCAGACTGTCGTAGACATGAAAAGCAAAGGAGAGAAGATCTCCATGCTTACAGCCTACGACTTCACCATGGCCAGTATTATTGACCACGCCGGAATCGAAATCATTCTGGTGGGGGATTCTGCCAGTAATGTGATGGCAGGGTTTGAGACCACCGTTCCAATGACCCTGGAACATATGATCTATCATACTTCCTGTGTGGTGAGGGGAGTAGACCGGGCACTGGTAATTGCGGACATGCCTTTCATGAGCTATCAGGTGACTTCTAAGGAAGCACTTATCAATGCCGGACGAATGATGAAAGAAGCCGGGGCTCATGCTATTAAAATGGAAGGCGGCAAACCGATCATTGATACAGTGAAGAAAATAGTTGATGCCGGTATTCCGGTGATGGGTCACCTTGGGCTTACACCGCAAAGTATTTATAAATTCGGAACCTACAAGGTTCGTGCTACAGAAGATGAAGAGGCAAAGGAACTGATCAGGGATGCCAAGCTTCTTGAAGAAGCCGGATGTTTCTCACTCGTGCTTGAAAAGATCCCAGCACAACTGGCTGCAAAAGTAACTGAGGAGCTTTCCATTCCTACCATAGGAATCGGCGCCGGGCCTCAGTGTGACGGACAGGTGCTGGTATTACATGATATGCTTGGGCTCAATAAAGAATTTAATCCACGCTTTTTGCGTAGGTACGCTGATCTTAATTCGGTTATGACGGAAGCGGTACAGCAGTATATCAAAGACGTAAAATCAAAAGACTTTCCAAATAAAGACGAGCAGTACGGCGGTTGA
- the surE gene encoding 5'/3'-nucleotidase SurE has product MSDNPFILVCNDDGIFSPGIQALAEVADEFGDVYIVAPDRQQSAVGHAITIQVPLRSSSFKVADRFDGEAVNGTPADCIKLAHGQLLDRKPDLVISGINHGSNAGINILYSGTVSAATEAAILGYPAIAVSCTEFEEEADLSGSQEAARRVIRYVLENGLPGGTVLNVNAPAGKFQGIEWARMADSRYVEEYEGRKDPFNRAYYWLTGKFELLDEGKDSDIHILKSGKAAVTPLQYDLTAYDILNNADPGSLES; this is encoded by the coding sequence ATGTCCGACAATCCATTTATTCTGGTATGTAATGACGATGGAATTTTCTCACCTGGTATTCAGGCTCTTGCCGAAGTAGCCGATGAGTTCGGGGATGTTTATATCGTGGCACCGGATCGCCAGCAAAGCGCGGTCGGTCACGCCATCACCATACAGGTTCCCCTGAGGTCCAGCAGCTTTAAAGTTGCTGATCGTTTCGACGGGGAAGCCGTGAACGGGACGCCGGCCGATTGCATCAAACTGGCACACGGACAATTACTTGACCGAAAGCCGGATCTGGTGATCAGTGGGATCAATCACGGTTCGAATGCCGGGATCAATATTCTGTATTCCGGTACTGTTAGCGCTGCAACCGAAGCAGCTATTCTGGGATATCCGGCAATTGCCGTAAGCTGTACTGAATTTGAGGAAGAAGCAGATCTCAGCGGAAGCCAGGAAGCTGCAAGAAGAGTGATCCGTTATGTACTTGAAAACGGTCTGCCGGGGGGTACGGTACTGAACGTAAACGCACCTGCAGGTAAATTTCAGGGTATTGAGTGGGCCCGAATGGCCGATTCACGATATGTAGAAGAATACGAGGGCAGAAAAGATCCTTTTAACAGAGCTTATTACTGGCTAACCGGTAAATTCGAACTTCTGGATGAAGGCAAGGATTCTGATATCCATATCCTGAAATCCGGAAAAGCGGCTGTCACTCCATTGCAGTACGATCTGACAGCATATGATATTCTGAACAATGCGGATCCCGGCAGTCTTGAGTCTTAA
- a CDS encoding esterase/lipase family protein gives MADRITLLKRFELQEHPQPNLIRLRYPVFLCHGYGAIGSVINSGPLHDPCMELRSHGIPAIAPNIVPYARIETRAENWVRLIKEFCEDYKCEKVNVVAHSMGGLDMRNAISGLDASDYVASLTTIATPHHGSSLADLILKAPELVTEKLSEMFDWFGDNMYPKTKSDALGSLEQLTCDYTKEVFNPENPDHEEVAYYSYSAAVGKGTEHSLNPVYKFQNSHIFDKEGPNDAFVSVKSAQWGDHVETVPLSHLAQMHVQVNKSTQKVYEKFWWDLLLMLSEKGH, from the coding sequence ATGGCAGACCGAATAACCTTATTAAAGAGATTTGAATTACAGGAACACCCACAACCCAATCTGATCCGGCTAAGGTACCCTGTATTTCTTTGCCATGGATATGGTGCAATCGGTTCTGTGATAAATTCTGGCCCATTGCATGATCCCTGCATGGAGCTGCGATCTCACGGGATTCCTGCCATCGCTCCCAACATAGTTCCTTATGCGCGTATAGAAACCAGAGCGGAGAATTGGGTTCGTCTGATCAAGGAATTCTGTGAAGATTATAAGTGTGAGAAAGTGAACGTAGTAGCTCACAGTATGGGCGGACTCGATATGCGTAATGCGATCTCCGGTCTTGATGCTTCCGATTATGTTGCTTCCCTGACCACGATCGCAACCCCTCATCACGGGTCCAGCCTGGCTGACCTTATCCTGAAAGCACCGGAGCTGGTCACTGAAAAACTAAGTGAAATGTTCGATTGGTTCGGGGATAATATGTATCCAAAGACCAAAAGTGATGCCCTGGGATCTCTGGAGCAGCTAACTTGTGATTATACTAAAGAAGTGTTCAATCCCGAGAACCCGGATCATGAAGAGGTAGCTTATTATTCCTATAGTGCTGCCGTTGGAAAAGGTACGGAACACTCTCTGAATCCGGTCTACAAATTCCAGAACAGTCATATATTTGATAAAGAAGGGCCGAATGATGCCTTCGTTTCTGTGAAAAGTGCACAATGGGGAGATCATGTCGAAACGGTTCCTTTATCTCATCTGGCACAGATGCATGTTCAGGTCAACAAATCTACGCAAAAGGTCTATGAAAAATTCTGGTGGGACCTGCTGCTAATGCTCTCAGAAAAAGGGCATTGA